A single window of candidate division KSB1 bacterium DNA harbors:
- a CDS encoding phosphoribosylamine--glycine ligase, translated as MASSELFNLLPKRVMVFGAGAPAQGVLHHLKQNGARVYTYLTSEAGHYSPSLEGETFFSKTHPNPCKLLKQKEIDLVIPMSIDWATADWVDEFLSLNIPILSPRGKAMQLERDRFFAAGLCEKFDIPVPKSIVATNRLEAEKILDRNPMAYVIKNPLCSPGSPIHTIVCETVEETRSWLKRINYEEGVFLQEYMGRREAGHIVFVSDGEIHSLVTNQEYKRAFDGNMGIVAGAPLGGLVEKDPEDKYNLAKELLHPLLPWFREVGFNGPVQVTAIRRDNQWCVVEYNVRIGVTCGPIILEMLQDPLKILLEVASNQKTEIAFKDALNFGCSLTLAGYGYPYGQIDSPNFPVRVLEKLNCHVWWNEVAANSKGELYTAGQRVADVVAIGPTLEEAIKKAYDNIRKIHCLGSYYRTDIGQSLWPPGSD; from the coding sequence ATGGCCTCAAGTGAATTATTTAACTTACTTCCAAAGCGAGTCATGGTTTTTGGCGCCGGCGCCCCGGCCCAGGGCGTTCTGCACCATCTAAAACAAAACGGCGCCCGGGTTTATACTTATCTCACGAGTGAAGCCGGCCACTACAGTCCTTCTTTGGAAGGAGAGACCTTTTTCAGCAAAACGCACCCCAATCCCTGCAAGCTTTTAAAGCAAAAAGAAATCGATCTTGTTATCCCGATGTCAATTGACTGGGCGACAGCCGATTGGGTAGATGAATTTCTATCATTAAACATTCCCATCCTATCTCCACGCGGCAAAGCCATGCAGCTCGAGAGAGACCGGTTTTTTGCAGCCGGGCTTTGTGAAAAGTTTGATATTCCAGTCCCGAAATCCATTGTAGCAACAAACCGCCTTGAAGCCGAAAAAATCCTTGATAGAAATCCTATGGCTTATGTCATCAAGAACCCGCTCTGCTCACCTGGCAGTCCCATCCACACCATCGTTTGTGAAACTGTCGAGGAAACTCGAAGCTGGCTGAAACGCATTAATTACGAAGAGGGCGTTTTTTTGCAGGAATACATGGGCCGGCGGGAAGCGGGACATATTGTGTTTGTCAGCGATGGAGAAATTCATTCTCTCGTCACCAACCAGGAGTACAAACGTGCTTTTGACGGCAATATGGGAATCGTGGCAGGAGCGCCTCTCGGAGGTTTGGTTGAAAAAGACCCGGAAGACAAATACAATTTAGCTAAAGAACTTTTGCACCCGCTATTACCCTGGTTCCGGGAAGTTGGGTTTAACGGTCCCGTTCAGGTAACAGCTATTCGTCGCGATAATCAGTGGTGTGTGGTTGAGTATAACGTCCGCATCGGCGTGACCTGCGGCCCAATCATTTTAGAAATGTTACAAGATCCGCTGAAAATTCTATTGGAGGTCGCAAGTAACCAAAAAACTGAAATAGCATTTAAGGATGCTTTAAATTTTGGCTGCTCATTAACCCTGGCCGGGTACGGTTATCCGTACGGTCAAATCGATAGCCCTAACTTTCCGGTTAGAGTTTTGGAGAAACTGAATTGCCATGTTTGGTGGAATGAAGTTGCTGCAAATTCAAAAGGTGAATTATACACTGCCGGTCAGAGGGTGGCCGATGTGGTTGCAATTGGGCCGACTCTAGAAGAGGCCATAAAAAAAGCCTATGATAATATTCGGAAGATTCATTGTTTGGGGAGTTATTACCGGACGGACATCGGACAGAGTTTGTGGCCGCCGGGGAGTGATTGA
- a CDS encoding TonB-dependent receptor, translated as MNTRTKVVFTFFLLLISVAGVFAQGVITGLVLDDATNEGLPGVNVQIEQTVLGASTNLKGAFIIKRVPYGTFSLRISMIGFRTARVAVNVTSDERAVVKVRLKEAPVEIDPVVVTASKWQQEAASTPSTIEVLTANDIRQKSQIRIEDVLKTAAGVQILQENVNIRGSDGWTFGIGSRVLVMMDGVPITTSDLGRVNWFIVPPSDIERIEVVRGSGSAIYGSSAMGGVINFITSDPGPATETYLRTTFGVYDNFKQFPEFQDGMLNFNRVDFRHSRQIGNLGMRLSGSRSSSVGYVENSAYDLYNFSGKFVYNFDDGSKWSLFGNYMFNDREAFVLWKNQTEATLVAIGERGKRQEQWGVTLSTKYSRPISSKAAVELHASFISSLLGTQATDVDFTPAIGIWGTLQATYLPWNKLLLIGGSDFKYDRVKADVYGERKAFLIAPYVQADLRLFTKLNLTLGARYDRYKIAETDTSFILPEARLFDRFTPKIGLNYHPFEGTTIRANFSNGFKFPNIFHLYFGNQEIANFTWVANPSLKSETSWSYELGIKQEITQNSYVELTGFYTKVNDLIEPGADGATASFRNTTEVEIPGIEFAARGSWWDNRLRLRVNFTYLNPHNTETKELLTHRQKLIAYIEPSIRFGNFELQADYIFSSAQEQYLLPPEDEHQFVPQKVFTARVLYYWKKASLMIGTENMFNYAYTLRDKFLEEPRKFFSTLTLNF; from the coding sequence ATGAATACCAGGACTAAGGTTGTATTTACGTTCTTTTTGCTTTTGATTTCGGTAGCGGGCGTTTTTGCGCAGGGAGTCATAACTGGCCTCGTACTGGATGATGCTACCAATGAGGGTCTGCCAGGCGTAAACGTTCAAATTGAGCAAACCGTGCTGGGGGCAAGCACCAACTTAAAAGGTGCCTTTATTATCAAAAGAGTTCCTTACGGCACATTTTCACTACGAATATCCATGATAGGTTTCCGTACTGCCCGGGTAGCAGTGAATGTCACTTCTGATGAGCGCGCAGTCGTGAAAGTCCGCTTAAAAGAGGCACCTGTTGAAATTGATCCGGTGGTGGTCACTGCAAGTAAGTGGCAGCAGGAGGCCGCAAGTACGCCTTCGACAATCGAGGTTTTGACTGCGAATGACATCAGGCAAAAAAGCCAGATTCGTATTGAAGATGTCTTGAAGACAGCTGCAGGCGTTCAAATTTTACAGGAAAACGTAAATATTCGCGGCTCAGATGGTTGGACTTTTGGCATAGGCAGCCGTGTTTTGGTGATGATGGATGGCGTGCCGATAACGACGAGCGACCTGGGTCGAGTGAACTGGTTCATCGTGCCGCCTTCCGACATCGAGCGAATTGAAGTTGTGCGTGGCTCCGGTTCTGCTATTTACGGATCTTCTGCGATGGGCGGCGTCATCAATTTTATCACGAGTGATCCGGGGCCGGCGACAGAAACGTACCTTCGAACAACTTTTGGCGTCTATGACAATTTCAAACAGTTTCCCGAATTTCAGGATGGTATGTTGAACTTTAACCGTGTTGACTTCCGGCACAGTAGGCAAATCGGCAATTTAGGCATGAGGTTGTCGGGCAGCAGGAGCTCTTCAGTGGGTTACGTTGAGAACAGCGCTTACGACCTTTACAACTTTTCCGGTAAGTTTGTATACAACTTCGATGACGGCTCCAAGTGGTCCTTATTTGGAAATTACATGTTTAATGATAGAGAGGCCTTTGTCCTCTGGAAAAATCAAACCGAAGCAACGCTTGTAGCTATTGGCGAAAGAGGCAAACGCCAGGAACAATGGGGGGTTACCCTATCGACAAAATACAGCCGGCCGATTTCATCGAAGGCGGCGGTCGAACTGCACGCGTCTTTTATTAGCTCTCTCTTAGGCACACAGGCCACGGACGTAGACTTCACACCTGCGATCGGAATTTGGGGGACGCTTCAGGCGACCTATTTGCCGTGGAACAAGCTTTTGCTCATTGGGGGCTCGGACTTTAAATACGACAGAGTAAAAGCAGATGTATACGGCGAGAGAAAAGCTTTTCTTATTGCGCCCTACGTACAGGCGGATTTGCGTCTTTTTACGAAACTAAATTTGACATTAGGGGCGCGTTATGACCGCTATAAGATTGCGGAAACAGACACCTCCTTTATATTACCTGAAGCTCGCTTGTTTGATCGTTTCACACCAAAAATCGGGCTAAATTATCATCCGTTTGAAGGCACCACGATAAGAGCAAACTTTTCAAACGGCTTCAAATTCCCTAACATTTTTCATCTTTATTTTGGCAACCAGGAAATTGCGAACTTTACGTGGGTCGCAAATCCTTCATTGAAATCAGAAACTTCATGGTCGTATGAACTCGGCATTAAGCAAGAAATCACGCAGAACTCGTACGTAGAGTTAACCGGGTTTTATACCAAAGTTAATGATTTGATTGAACCGGGTGCAGATGGTGCGACCGCCAGCTTTCGGAATACTACTGAGGTAGAGATACCGGGGATTGAGTTTGCTGCAAGGGGAAGCTGGTGGGACAATCGGCTGAGGTTACGTGTCAATTTTACTTATTTAAATCCACATAACACAGAAACGAAGGAATTGCTAACTCATCGCCAGAAACTCATTGCTTATATCGAGCCGTCCATACGGTTTGGCAATTTTGAGTTGCAAGCTGATTATATATTTAGCAGTGCGCAAGAACAATATCTTCTACCCCCCGAAGATGAACATCAGTTCGTACCACAAAAAGTCTTCACTGCCCGAGTCCTTTATTATTGGAAGAAAGCTTCCCTTATGATTGGTACCGAAAACATGTTCAATTACGCTTATACTTTGCGGGACAAGTTTCTTGAAGAGCCTCGCAAGTTTTTCTCAACGTTAACATTGAATTTTTGA